In Prunus dulcis chromosome 2, ALMONDv2, whole genome shotgun sequence, a single genomic region encodes these proteins:
- the LOC117618762 gene encoding calcium-binding protein KIC: METNGTARKTTSTTEYQDLLPVMAEKLDVESFVSELCGGFRLLADPGRGLITPESLKKNSAYLGMEGMSKEDAEAMVGEGDLDGDGALNETEFCILMVRLSPEMMEDAETWLEKALDQETQKSSST, from the coding sequence ATGGAAACCAATGGCACCGCAAGAAAGACCACATCAACAACAGAATACCAGGACTTGTTGCCAGTTATGGCAGAGAAGCTGGACGTGGAGAGCTTTGTGTCCGAGTTATGCGGAGGTTTTCGGCTTCTGGCAGACCCCGGAAGAGGGTTGATCACCCCGGAGAGCCTGAAGAAGAATTCGGCGTATCTCGGCATGGAGGGGATGAGCAAAGAGGACGCGGAGGCGATGGTTGGGGAAGGAGATCTTGATGGAGATGGTGCACTCAATGAGACTGAGTTTTGTATCCTGATGGTGAGGCTGAGTCCTGAGATGATGGAAGATGCTGAGACATGGCTTGAGAAAGCTCTTGATCAAGAAACTCAAAAGTCCTCAAGCACTTGA
- the LOC117618760 gene encoding serine/arginine-rich splicing factor RS31-like isoform X1 gives MRPVFVGNFEYETRQSELERLFSKHGRVDRVDMKSGFAFVYFEDERDAEDAIQNLDNKPFGYDRRRLSVEWAKGERGRHHDGSKSVANQRPTKTLFVINFDPLRTKVRDIERHFEPYGKVLHVRIRRNFAFVQFDTQEEATKALEATHASKILDRVVSVEYALRDDGERGDRYHDSPKRGSYGRHGDSPYARSPSPVYHRRPSPDYGRPRSPAYDRYNGPMYNRHRSPDYGRNESPEYGRYRSRSPVRRSRT, from the exons ATGAGGCCGGTTTTCGTTGGAAACTTCGAGTACGAAACTCGGCAATCGGAGCTGGAACGCTTGTTCTCCAAACACGGGAGGGTCGATCGTGTGGACATGAAGTCTG GTTTTGCCTTTGTCTATTTTGAGGATGAGCGGGATGCTGAAGATGCTATCCAGAACCTGGACAATAAGCCATTTGGTTATGACAGGCGCAGGCTATCTGTGGAGTGGGCTAAG GGTGAGCGTGGTCGCCATCATGATGGTTCTAAATCAGTGGCAAACCAGAGGCCAACTAAAACTTTGTTTGTCATTAACTTTGATCCCCTCCGAACCAAGGTTCGTGATATCGAAAGACACTTTGAACCTTATGGGAAGGTGCTTCATGTCAGAATTCGTCGGAACTTTGCATTTGTGCAATTTGACACACAGGAAGAAGCTACCAAAGCTCTTGAGGCTACTCACGCAAG CAAGATACTGGACAGGGTTGTGTCTGTTGAGTATGCTTTGAGGGATGACGGTGAGAGAGGTGATCGATATCATGATAGTCCCAAAAGAGGCAGTTATGGTAGGCATGGAGATAGTCCTTATGCGAGGTCACCGAGTCCTGTGTATCACAGGCGTCCAAGTCCTGATTATGGTCGGCCCCGTAGTCCAGCATATGACAGGTACAACGGTCCAATGTATAACAGGCACAGGAGTCCTGATTACGGAAGGAATGAGAGTCCTGAATATGGCAGATACCGCAG TCGCTCGCCTGTTCGAAGATCAAGAACCTGA
- the LOC117618760 gene encoding serine/arginine-rich splicing factor RS31-like isoform X2 — MQRLYSLMCISPHINAGFAFVYFEDERDAEDAIQNLDNKPFGYDRRRLSVEWAKGERGRHHDGSKSVANQRPTKTLFVINFDPLRTKVRDIERHFEPYGKVLHVRIRRNFAFVQFDTQEEATKALEATHASKILDRVVSVEYALRDDGERGDRYHDSPKRGSYGRHGDSPYARSPSPVYHRRPSPDYGRPRSPAYDRYNGPMYNRHRSPDYGRNESPEYGRYRSRSPVRRSRT, encoded by the exons ATGCAACGCCTCTACAGTCTTATGTGCATCAGCCCTCACATAAATGCAG GTTTTGCCTTTGTCTATTTTGAGGATGAGCGGGATGCTGAAGATGCTATCCAGAACCTGGACAATAAGCCATTTGGTTATGACAGGCGCAGGCTATCTGTGGAGTGGGCTAAG GGTGAGCGTGGTCGCCATCATGATGGTTCTAAATCAGTGGCAAACCAGAGGCCAACTAAAACTTTGTTTGTCATTAACTTTGATCCCCTCCGAACCAAGGTTCGTGATATCGAAAGACACTTTGAACCTTATGGGAAGGTGCTTCATGTCAGAATTCGTCGGAACTTTGCATTTGTGCAATTTGACACACAGGAAGAAGCTACCAAAGCTCTTGAGGCTACTCACGCAAG CAAGATACTGGACAGGGTTGTGTCTGTTGAGTATGCTTTGAGGGATGACGGTGAGAGAGGTGATCGATATCATGATAGTCCCAAAAGAGGCAGTTATGGTAGGCATGGAGATAGTCCTTATGCGAGGTCACCGAGTCCTGTGTATCACAGGCGTCCAAGTCCTGATTATGGTCGGCCCCGTAGTCCAGCATATGACAGGTACAACGGTCCAATGTATAACAGGCACAGGAGTCCTGATTACGGAAGGAATGAGAGTCCTGAATATGGCAGATACCGCAG TCGCTCGCCTGTTCGAAGATCAAGAACCTGA